The Methanofervidicoccus sp. A16 genome has a segment encoding these proteins:
- the hmdB gene encoding 5,10-methenyltetrahydromethanopterin hydrogenase cofactor biosynthesis protein HmdB, giving the protein MDFSKIKKNFQKLKDGEITVKDGLISKEDALNLFKISKLEDYIKLFYLASQVRDYFIKEIEITSTIHITNICEISPKCFYCGFAAGTSKVGYYEPFRLSDEDIKRCAIAIEKSGICRVSCSSGHGYEGKEVIRALRIVKENTNLKVLVNAGGDLTEESIRKLKKYGIDTICCNLETINRELFERLKPGESLDRRMEICKLVKRYNIELSSGLLIGIGESYRDRVEHLLFLKELDVDEIPIMGFNPYPGTPMENHPRCSALEQGKTIAITRLMFPHIRITSPTPTIGPELVKFALLAGASNIATVIPENYPLDVKGVGNPKTGNLREVVRMIKELGLKPKLRDNRGSYEVEGGSHKDV; this is encoded by the coding sequence ATGGATTTCTCTAAAATAAAAAAGAATTTTCAAAAGTTAAAAGATGGAGAAATTACAGTTAAAGATGGTTTAATATCTAAGGAGGATGCTTTAAATCTATTTAAAATTTCCAAGTTGGAGGACTATATAAAACTCTTTTACTTAGCCTCCCAGGTAAGAGACTACTTTATAAAGGAGATCGAGATAACCTCCACAATACATATAACAAATATTTGTGAAATATCTCCAAAGTGTTTCTACTGTGGTTTCGCAGCAGGTACCTCTAAGGTAGGTTATTATGAACCCTTTAGATTGTCAGACGAGGATATAAAGAGATGTGCTATTGCCATAGAGAAAAGTGGAATATGCCGGGTAAGTTGCTCCTCTGGACATGGATATGAAGGAAAAGAGGTTATCAGGGCTCTAAGGATAGTTAAGGAGAATACCAACTTGAAGGTTTTAGTTAATGCTGGAGGGGATCTAACTGAGGAGAGTATTAGGAAGTTGAAAAAATATGGAATAGATACCATATGTTGTAATTTGGAGACTATCAACAGAGAACTCTTTGAAAGGTTGAAACCTGGGGAGAGTTTAGATAGAAGGATGGAGATCTGCAAACTTGTTAAAAGGTATAATATAGAGTTATCCTCTGGATTGTTGATAGGGATAGGTGAGAGTTATAGGGATAGGGTGGAGCATTTACTATTTTTAAAGGAGTTAGATGTAGATGAAATACCTATTATGGGTTTCAATCCCTATCCAGGTACTCCTATGGAGAATCATCCAAGGTGTTCTGCCTTGGAGCAGGGGAAGACTATTGCGATAACGAGGTTGATGTTTCCTCACATCAGGATAACCTCTCCAACTCCTACCATAGGACCTGAACTTGTGAAGTTTGCACTATTGGCAGGGGCAAGTAATATAGCAACTGTGATACCTGAAAACTATCCATTAGATGTAAAGGGTGTGGGCAATCCTAAGACTGGAAATCTCAGGGAAGTGGTTAGAATGATAAAGGAGTTAGGGTTGAAACCGAAGTTAAGAGATAATCGTGGTTCCTATGAGGTTGAAGGTGGGAGTCACAAAGATGTATAG